From the Caldalkalibacillus uzonensis genome, one window contains:
- a CDS encoding response regulator, with translation MIKVFIVEDDPMVLEVNKGFLERVENFRLVDSATTGEEAMDRLKHLSVDLVLLDYYLPDLPGKEVLTWMRQENLAADVIMITAARDVSTVKEMFRYGVIDYLVKPFRFERFKAALETYRNMWLKLNQVTDLSQEEIDALKPAQPTKGEMTATGLEEIPKGLSEVTLKQIVSVLEKQNVPVKATDIGNQLGMARVTVRRYLDFLVQEGQAEVHIHYGNIGRPSHYYTFKKQPATERSKRPK, from the coding sequence ATGATTAAGGTTTTTATTGTAGAAGATGATCCTATGGTATTGGAAGTGAATAAGGGGTTTTTGGAAAGAGTGGAGAACTTCAGGCTGGTTGATAGTGCCACCACAGGGGAAGAAGCGATGGATAGGTTGAAACATCTCAGTGTGGATCTGGTTCTGTTGGACTACTATTTGCCTGACCTTCCCGGGAAAGAGGTTTTAACCTGGATGCGCCAGGAAAATCTTGCTGCCGATGTGATTATGATTACAGCTGCCAGAGATGTCTCTACTGTGAAAGAGATGTTCCGCTATGGGGTTATCGACTATTTAGTCAAGCCGTTCCGCTTTGAACGGTTCAAGGCAGCGCTTGAGACTTACCGCAACATGTGGCTTAAACTAAATCAAGTCACAGACCTGAGTCAAGAAGAGATTGACGCTTTGAAACCGGCTCAACCCACAAAAGGGGAAATGACGGCCACCGGACTGGAGGAAATCCCTAAAGGATTAAGTGAAGTGACATTGAAACAAATTGTGTCTGTTTTAGAGAAACAAAATGTTCCTGTCAAAGCCACCGATATAGGTAATCAATTAGGGATGGCCAGAGTAACAGTGCGCCGCTACCTTGATTTCCTGGTACAGGAAGGACAAGCTGAGGTGCACATCCATTATGGCAATATTGGACGTCCCAGTCATTACTACACTTTTAAAAAACAGCCAGCCACCGAAAGATCAAAAAGGCCAAAATAA
- a CDS encoding LL-diaminopimelate aminotransferase — MRQLPPYLFSVFQEKKERLLRQGVDVIDLGIGAPDLPTPAFVIDKLKKELTDAQNFKYSPYKGLPEFREAVAAFYEEEYGVMLDPETEVLALIGSKEGIAHLLPAVIDPGDVVLVPDPGYPVYRTAAYLAGGQCLSLPLDHANGYRPQFWMLDKEKLHRAKLMFLNYPSNPTAAVAGLDVFREAVNFATEQQVAIAHDSAYSLVTFAGYRAPSIMQAEGAKEVAVEFGSLSKSFNMTGWRIGYVVGNKDMIQALAVIKSNTDTSQFIPIQKAAALALRSDRSVVKENNAIYERRMEEMLTALKEVSIQAVKPQATFFIWAQVPEGFTSTEFATRLLEEAGVVVTPGNAFGPRGEGFFRLSLSVPTDRLREAAQRIKQLGKEDVNQ; from the coding sequence GTGCGTCAGTTACCGCCGTATCTGTTTTCCGTTTTTCAAGAGAAAAAAGAGCGCTTACTCAGGCAGGGCGTTGATGTGATTGATCTAGGCATTGGGGCCCCAGATCTGCCTACGCCTGCATTTGTCATCGATAAATTAAAGAAGGAATTGACCGACGCTCAAAACTTTAAGTATTCGCCTTATAAAGGTTTGCCTGAGTTCCGCGAGGCTGTCGCAGCCTTCTATGAAGAGGAGTACGGGGTGATGCTTGATCCTGAAACGGAAGTGCTTGCTTTAATTGGTTCCAAGGAGGGGATCGCCCATCTCTTGCCGGCTGTGATTGATCCGGGAGATGTAGTGCTCGTTCCGGATCCGGGCTACCCGGTGTATCGCACGGCCGCTTATCTGGCAGGCGGACAATGTCTGTCATTGCCTTTAGATCACGCAAACGGTTACCGGCCCCAATTTTGGATGCTTGACAAAGAGAAGCTGCACAGAGCCAAACTAATGTTTCTTAACTATCCCAGCAATCCTACAGCTGCTGTGGCTGGATTGGACGTGTTCAGAGAAGCGGTCAACTTTGCCACGGAGCAGCAAGTGGCCATTGCCCATGACAGCGCTTATTCATTGGTCACTTTTGCTGGCTATCGGGCACCGAGCATCATGCAGGCTGAAGGGGCCAAAGAGGTTGCTGTTGAATTTGGCTCGTTGTCCAAAAGTTTTAATATGACGGGTTGGCGCATTGGCTATGTCGTCGGCAACAAAGACATGATTCAAGCTCTGGCGGTAATTAAAAGCAATACGGACACAAGCCAGTTTATCCCCATTCAAAAAGCGGCTGCGCTCGCTCTTAGAAGTGACCGTTCCGTGGTTAAGGAAAATAACGCTATCTATGAGAGGCGTATGGAAGAAATGTTAACCGCATTAAAGGAGGTTAGTATTCAAGCGGTCAAACCACAAGCCACATTTTTTATTTGGGCCCAGGTGCCTGAAGGATTCACGTCAACAGAATTTGCGACAAGATTACTGGAAGAAGCAGGTGTCGTCGTCACGCCGGGAAATGCTTTTGGGCCACGGGGGGAAGGATTCTTCCGCCTCTCGCTCTCTGTACCCACAGACCGGTTACGTGAAGCTGCCCAGCGCATTAAGCAATTAGGAAAGGAGGATGTAAACCAGTGA
- a CDS encoding TAXI family TRAP transporter solute-binding subunit has protein sequence MYKKWWFVGIMGLVFIVLAACGADTNPDEGAQEGEIQEKDYPSSVIIGTASQGGTYFIYGGGLATLLEEHLGVTANVEVTGGPVHNMQLVQAKDQEIGLVTLGPAYEGYTGTGEWTGGQQHEDVRIIFPMYSTPFHWWALADAGVEQLDDIKGQRVGVGPAGGTSGTYLPMIHDLLGLDTQNVQAGANDMASQMLDGQLDIIGFAAGIPIAAVTEIEAQRDITIFGIDGEKRDLVIEAFPYFYEYSIPADTYDSLDQDVETIAMYNFGIAHKEMNADFIYDFVKAYHENIEQLAQTHSAAQEAVEEAILLNTEVPLHVGAIRYYEEIGIDLPESVYPPEWNE, from the coding sequence ATGTACAAGAAATGGTGGTTTGTTGGCATCATGGGACTTGTGTTTATTGTCTTAGCAGCCTGTGGTGCGGATACGAACCCTGATGAGGGGGCCCAAGAAGGTGAAATACAAGAAAAGGACTATCCTTCTTCGGTCATTATTGGGACAGCCTCTCAAGGGGGAACCTATTTTATTTACGGTGGCGGCCTGGCTACTTTACTTGAAGAGCATTTGGGTGTGACAGCCAATGTGGAAGTGACCGGTGGTCCGGTACACAACATGCAGCTGGTCCAAGCTAAAGACCAGGAAATAGGCTTAGTGACCTTAGGACCTGCCTATGAAGGGTATACCGGAACTGGAGAATGGACAGGCGGACAGCAACATGAAGACGTTCGCATCATCTTCCCGATGTACTCCACACCGTTCCATTGGTGGGCATTGGCTGATGCAGGTGTGGAACAATTGGATGATATTAAGGGACAGCGCGTGGGTGTAGGACCTGCTGGAGGAACTTCCGGTACATACTTGCCAATGATCCATGACTTGCTGGGACTGGATACCCAGAATGTACAGGCTGGTGCCAACGATATGGCTTCCCAAATGCTTGACGGTCAATTGGATATTATCGGTTTTGCTGCGGGTATCCCTATTGCAGCTGTAACTGAGATTGAAGCCCAGAGAGATATCACCATTTTTGGAATTGATGGAGAAAAACGTGACCTTGTGATTGAGGCATTTCCTTACTTCTATGAATATAGCATTCCTGCAGATACTTATGACAGCTTAGACCAGGATGTTGAGACAATTGCCATGTATAATTTTGGTATTGCCCACAAAGAGATGAATGCCGATTTTATCTATGATTTTGTTAAGGCCTATCATGAGAATATAGAACAATTGGCGCAAACGCACTCTGCAGCCCAAGAAGCGGTAGAAGAAGCGATTTTGTTGAACACTGAGGTGCCCCTTCATGTGGGTGCCATCCGCTACTACGAAGAAATTGGCATTGACTTGCCAGAGTCGGTTTATCCACCTGAATGGAATGAGTAA
- a CDS encoding TRAP transporter permease, which produces MDNKKQPHDELLDGQGKINTDQVEETEGPSNGRQLTGWVRYLFLTIAVAGALFHLYILNFHPIDPWVFRSTHLVFGAVLGFLLFPGWRGAKNKVHPVDWVLILATIFVGYYIFANLNQILFRFGVAPTTMDFIVALTGLLLVFELTRRTSGWMLPLLAGLFVLYVLIGPWLPGILNHSGYRFDRFVTYVYGLDGVFGVTLDVSSKYIVLFIIFGAFLQMSRVGNYFMDVAFAVAGGLRGGPAKVAVFSSGLMGMMNGTSAGNAVATGSLTIPLMKRVGYQPKFAAATEATASAGGQLLPPIMGAGAFLMAEILGIRYSEVILAATIPALLYFISVYFMVDFEARKQGMTGLPRHQLPKIKEIAKKAYLFAPVLILIYMLVKGYSVILSGSVGILSCFVVSWLHPSTRMGLKKVLHALELGMKNAIQLIAVVACAGVIVGVIALTGVGLRFSSVLLSIADNNIFLALIFAMGISILLGMGMPTTAAYAVAASVVAPGLIRIGIDPLFAHMFVFYYAVISAITPPVALAAYAAAGISGTDPFKTGVQAFKLGLAAFIVPFMFFYSPQLLLQSESWVETLFIALTATAGVYLLSAAVQAWFFGGNVAWYGRLLLFAASLLLITANVKLDLIAIALVVIVILFQRSIHTPKQQGAV; this is translated from the coding sequence ATGGATAACAAGAAGCAACCACATGATGAGCTTCTGGATGGGCAGGGCAAAATCAACACGGACCAAGTGGAAGAAACAGAAGGACCGTCTAACGGGAGGCAGCTTACGGGCTGGGTGCGTTACCTTTTCCTTACCATTGCTGTCGCCGGGGCTTTATTTCATCTTTATATTTTAAACTTTCATCCCATTGATCCATGGGTATTCCGCAGCACTCACCTGGTGTTTGGAGCGGTATTAGGTTTCTTGCTGTTTCCCGGATGGCGGGGAGCAAAAAATAAAGTGCATCCGGTGGACTGGGTGTTGATTCTGGCCACGATCTTTGTTGGTTACTATATTTTTGCCAATTTAAATCAAATTTTGTTCAGGTTCGGGGTAGCACCGACAACGATGGATTTTATTGTTGCTTTAACTGGTCTGTTACTGGTGTTTGAGTTGACACGGCGGACCAGTGGCTGGATGTTGCCCCTCTTAGCTGGCCTCTTTGTCTTATATGTGTTGATCGGTCCTTGGTTACCTGGCATTCTCAATCATTCGGGTTATCGCTTTGACCGTTTTGTCACCTATGTCTATGGCCTCGACGGTGTATTTGGCGTAACATTGGACGTCTCTTCCAAATATATTGTCTTATTCATTATTTTTGGTGCATTTTTGCAAATGTCCCGTGTTGGCAATTACTTCATGGATGTGGCCTTTGCCGTTGCCGGAGGATTGCGTGGTGGGCCGGCCAAAGTGGCCGTGTTCTCTTCTGGTTTAATGGGCATGATGAACGGTACCTCCGCTGGTAATGCTGTTGCGACGGGGTCACTCACCATCCCTTTGATGAAACGGGTGGGTTACCAACCCAAGTTTGCCGCAGCCACGGAGGCAACGGCATCAGCGGGAGGGCAGCTCTTGCCCCCAATTATGGGCGCCGGTGCATTCTTGATGGCAGAGATCCTTGGCATCCGCTATTCGGAAGTCATTCTGGCTGCTACCATACCGGCTCTGCTTTACTTCATCTCTGTTTACTTTATGGTAGATTTCGAAGCACGGAAGCAGGGCATGACTGGCTTGCCCCGCCATCAGCTGCCCAAAATAAAGGAGATAGCCAAGAAAGCGTATCTTTTTGCCCCGGTACTTATTCTCATCTATATGCTGGTCAAGGGTTATTCCGTTATTTTGTCAGGCTCCGTTGGCATTCTGTCCTGTTTTGTGGTCAGTTGGTTGCATCCTTCGACCCGTATGGGACTGAAAAAGGTGTTGCATGCACTTGAATTGGGCATGAAAAATGCCATTCAATTGATTGCCGTTGTTGCTTGTGCCGGTGTTATTGTCGGAGTGATCGCACTAACCGGTGTGGGCTTGCGTTTCAGTTCAGTGCTGTTGTCTATTGCCGATAATAATATTTTCCTGGCGTTAATCTTTGCCATGGGTATTTCTATTCTGCTGGGTATGGGCATGCCCACCACAGCTGCTTATGCGGTGGCTGCCTCTGTGGTCGCACCAGGCTTGATTCGCATTGGAATCGATCCGTTGTTTGCCCATATGTTTGTCTTTTACTACGCTGTCATATCGGCAATCACACCCCCAGTTGCATTGGCAGCCTATGCGGCAGCAGGCATCTCGGGAACGGATCCCTTTAAAACGGGCGTTCAAGCCTTTAAACTGGGACTGGCTGCGTTTATTGTACCGTTTATGTTCTTCTACAGCCCTCAACTGCTCTTGCAAAGTGAGTCGTGGGTGGAGACACTCTTTATTGCCCTGACAGCTACAGCAGGGGTTTATCTCCTGTCTGCCGCTGTTCAAGCCTGGTTCTTTGGCGGCAACGTGGCTTGGTATGGACGCCTGTTGTTATTTGCCGCTTCATTGCTCTTGATCACGGCCAATGTGAAACTGGACCTAATTGCCATTGCTTTGGTGGTGATTGTCATTCTCTTTCAGCGTTCTATTCACACACCTAAACAGCAGGGTGCCGTTTGA
- a CDS encoding sigma-54 interaction domain-containing protein produces MELKEEFKDRGLEKWNMEEAILHSLQEDLLVTDTTGKIVKVSQACGAQYGIDSERLIGRNVYDLEKEGVFRPAITPEVLKRKEKVTLVQTSRTGKKLLVTGIPVFHPTGEIVYVVSYSYDVTELIKIKEHLDEMEEEMARVKSELALLRDQTLRVNGLVAESTAMMQVLKAAKKVAEVDVTVLLLGESGVGKSAIARWIHKHSTRKDGPFIEVNCSAIPESLFEAEFFGYEGGAFTGAKSKGKPGFAELAHGGTLFLDEVGELPSLLQVKLLKFIQEQKFYRVGGRKPISVDIRLIAATNRDLEQAVKEKQFRQDLFFRLNVVPIHIPPLRERPEDVLALIRFFVDKYSRKHGRYRQVDEKVVQQLLDHPWKGNVRELENLIERLVVTSSSSIIKLEDLPENYRRPQTDPVLMGVEHMLAEHKPLPAILEEVEKQLLLKASQTCRTTVEMARVLGISQPSVVRKLKKYGIRK; encoded by the coding sequence ATGGAGCTGAAAGAGGAGTTTAAGGATAGGGGACTGGAGAAGTGGAATATGGAAGAAGCTATTTTGCATTCATTGCAGGAAGATTTATTGGTGACAGATACGACTGGCAAAATCGTAAAAGTGAGTCAAGCATGCGGAGCCCAGTACGGAATCGATTCGGAACGGTTGATTGGCCGCAATGTGTATGATCTGGAGAAAGAAGGGGTGTTCAGGCCGGCAATCACACCGGAAGTGTTGAAAAGAAAGGAAAAAGTGACGCTGGTGCAAACCAGCCGCACCGGCAAGAAGCTGCTTGTGACAGGCATTCCAGTCTTTCATCCCACCGGTGAGATTGTTTACGTGGTCAGCTATTCCTATGATGTGACGGAACTGATCAAAATTAAGGAACATCTGGATGAAATGGAAGAAGAAATGGCCAGGGTGAAAAGTGAGCTGGCCCTGTTAAGGGATCAAACGCTGCGAGTAAATGGTTTGGTGGCGGAAAGCACAGCCATGATGCAAGTGCTAAAAGCAGCGAAGAAAGTGGCCGAAGTAGATGTTACGGTTTTGTTGCTAGGGGAGTCGGGTGTGGGCAAATCTGCTATTGCCCGTTGGATTCATAAACACAGTACGCGTAAAGACGGCCCGTTTATTGAAGTAAACTGCAGCGCCATTCCAGAGTCTTTGTTTGAGGCGGAGTTCTTTGGCTATGAAGGAGGTGCATTTACGGGAGCCAAAAGTAAAGGGAAACCCGGTTTTGCCGAGCTGGCTCATGGTGGAACCTTGTTTCTGGATGAAGTGGGAGAGCTTCCATCTTTATTACAAGTAAAGCTGCTTAAATTTATTCAGGAGCAAAAATTTTACAGAGTAGGTGGGCGTAAGCCAATCTCCGTAGACATTCGCCTGATTGCGGCCACTAACCGGGATCTGGAGCAGGCTGTGAAAGAAAAACAGTTCCGGCAGGACCTCTTTTTCCGTCTTAATGTTGTGCCTATTCATATCCCCCCGTTGCGTGAACGTCCAGAGGATGTTTTAGCTTTGATCCGTTTTTTTGTGGATAAGTATAGTCGTAAGCACGGCCGTTATCGCCAAGTGGATGAAAAAGTAGTCCAACAACTGTTGGATCACCCTTGGAAAGGTAATGTGCGCGAACTTGAGAATCTGATTGAACGGCTGGTGGTAACCTCCTCTTCCTCTATTATTAAGCTAGAAGACCTGCCGGAAAATTACCGGCGTCCTCAGACCGATCCTGTTCTCATGGGTGTTGAGCATATGCTGGCTGAGCACAAACCCTTGCCGGCTATTTTGGAAGAAGTGGAAAAGCAACTGTTGTTAAAGGCCAGCCAAACCTGCCGTACAACGGTAGAAATGGCCCGTGTACTGGGCATAAGCCAGCCTTCTGTAGTAAGAAAATTAAAAAAGTATGGCATAAGGAAATGA
- a CDS encoding ATP-binding protein, with the protein MEKNISLRTKMLILSFSLVLFSVLASGLFMLFSVSSAFEKELGQRAIAIARTVAQLPDIRDNVGQPGGEEIIQPIAERVRLATNVNYIVIIDMNRIRYSHPSESLIGTVFEGGDERAALSEHEYTSKAQGVQGYAIRAFVPIMDEEGIRQVGVAVVGILTPTFQSLLKQYQGDLLWSLVWGLLIGLAGSFLLAHNIKKQTYNLEPYEIAKLFEERSAVMQAMDMGIIATDETGQIQFMNKLAKEYTGVPEQTSTGQLRELFRHNWLGTLDHLNRSFIHKPAMVQGTMYLVSLHPIYVRDQFAGAVLTMTDHTEAHRLAEELTGIKSLVDDLRAQNHEYMNRLHSIAGLIQLGRTEEALNIILDETEDEEHLARLIRNHISNYAISGLLLGKRSKAREAGVTFELDPASHLKELVRGLKAGEVITILGNLLDNAIESCAGREGEKRVWCQVSGDREQLVVEVSDTGKGMSEAEQQSMFEYGYSTKAATGRGIGLALVKQIVDAHQGSITVDTQVGEGTAVKVEIKRTEGEWHD; encoded by the coding sequence ATGGAAAAGAACATTTCACTGCGGACCAAAATGTTGATTTTGTCATTTTCGCTTGTTTTATTCTCCGTACTGGCCAGCGGATTGTTTATGTTATTCAGTGTTTCTTCTGCTTTTGAAAAGGAACTGGGACAACGTGCCATTGCCATCGCCCGGACGGTGGCCCAACTTCCTGATATCAGGGACAACGTGGGGCAGCCGGGGGGCGAAGAGATCATCCAGCCCATTGCCGAGCGGGTCAGGCTGGCCACCAATGTAAACTACATCGTGATCATCGATATGAACCGCATCCGTTATTCCCACCCCTCAGAAAGTTTGATCGGTACTGTCTTTGAGGGCGGAGATGAACGGGCGGCACTGTCTGAACATGAATATACATCCAAGGCACAAGGGGTACAGGGTTATGCCATACGCGCCTTTGTGCCTATTATGGATGAGGAAGGCATTCGCCAGGTTGGGGTTGCCGTGGTCGGTATTTTAACCCCAACCTTTCAGTCGTTGCTCAAACAGTATCAAGGAGACTTACTGTGGTCGCTGGTTTGGGGGCTGCTTATCGGACTGGCCGGCTCTTTTTTACTTGCCCACAATATCAAAAAGCAAACCTATAACCTGGAACCGTATGAAATTGCCAAGTTATTTGAGGAGCGTTCTGCGGTGATGCAGGCGATGGATATGGGCATCATTGCTACTGATGAGACAGGGCAAATACAGTTTATGAACAAACTAGCCAAGGAGTATACGGGTGTGCCAGAGCAGACGTCTACGGGCCAGCTAAGGGAATTGTTTCGGCATAACTGGCTGGGGACTTTGGATCACTTGAACCGCTCTTTTATTCATAAGCCGGCGATGGTGCAGGGGACAATGTATCTCGTCTCTTTGCACCCTATCTATGTGCGAGATCAATTTGCCGGAGCGGTGCTGACCATGACTGATCATACTGAAGCCCATCGCCTGGCTGAAGAATTGACAGGCATCAAATCCCTGGTGGATGACCTGCGTGCCCAAAATCATGAGTATATGAACCGTTTGCACAGCATAGCCGGCCTGATTCAGCTGGGACGTACGGAGGAAGCGCTCAATATCATCTTAGATGAAACGGAAGATGAGGAACATCTTGCCCGTTTGATTCGAAATCATATCAGCAACTACGCCATTTCAGGCCTGTTGCTGGGCAAACGTTCCAAGGCCAGGGAAGCCGGTGTCACCTTTGAACTTGACCCGGCCAGCCATTTAAAAGAACTTGTCCGAGGATTAAAGGCAGGAGAGGTGATCACCATTTTAGGCAACCTGCTGGATAATGCCATTGAATCCTGTGCGGGACGCGAGGGGGAAAAGAGAGTATGGTGCCAGGTTAGTGGAGACCGAGAGCAGCTAGTGGTTGAGGTTAGCGATACAGGAAAAGGGATGTCTGAGGCAGAGCAGCAGTCCATGTTTGAGTACGGATACAGCACCAAGGCAGCGACGGGCCGAGGGATAGGCTTGGCCTTAGTCAAACAAATTGTTGATGCACACCAGGGCAGCATCACTGTTGATACCCAAGTGGGAGAGGGGACAGCGGTCAAGGTTGAGATTAAGCGGACAGAAGGTGAGTGGCATGATTAA
- a CDS encoding thiamine pyrophosphate-binding protein, producing MKSKTQHRITAAQAIVKMIKNEGIVKVFCVPGESYLPVLDAIYDEEAIELIAARHEGGASFMAEGWAKASGKPGVVMATRGVGGSNLAIGVHTAFQDSTPLVVFLGQVDSRFRGREGFQEVDLDQFFKHIAKWTVEITDPKRVPELVGRAFRVAQTGRPGPVVVSLPENILMAEIQLATFPRVTCPRPAPSAVEVEQVGRMLADAKKPLIIAGGGVIRANAEEALQHFAEKQHIPVMAAFRRHDVFPNQHELYAGHLGLGTPTVILQRVKEADLIIAVGTRLSEVTTQDYTLISAEQLLIHVDISAETLGKVYPPDLGIAADAREALNAFLELEVLNDYSDWARRLRTGYEQVAAFPSSSPQGTLTNERIMEVLQTHLPPDAILTNDAGNFAGWLHRFYQFKRKKTYIGPTSGAMGYGLPAAIGAKLAHPNRTVVSLSGDGGMMMTVQELETAVRYHIPVISLVFNNGMYGTIRMHQELHYPKRVIGTSLNMINFAELGMALGAKGFTVTTLEEFEQSLLEALASDYPSVVDIRTDPEQISVNLTIADLRQKVAP from the coding sequence GTGAAATCAAAGACCCAACATAGAATAACAGCAGCGCAAGCGATTGTCAAGATGATCAAAAATGAAGGGATTGTTAAAGTGTTTTGTGTTCCGGGAGAAAGCTATTTGCCTGTTTTGGATGCCATCTATGATGAGGAAGCTATAGAGCTGATTGCGGCCCGCCATGAGGGAGGGGCCTCATTTATGGCTGAAGGATGGGCCAAAGCGTCCGGCAAACCGGGGGTGGTGATGGCCACCCGGGGTGTAGGCGGATCCAATCTGGCCATTGGTGTCCATACGGCTTTCCAGGATTCCACGCCACTTGTTGTTTTTCTCGGACAGGTAGACAGCCGCTTCCGAGGCAGAGAAGGATTTCAGGAAGTGGATTTAGACCAGTTTTTCAAGCATATTGCCAAATGGACGGTGGAAATTACGGATCCTAAGCGTGTACCAGAGCTCGTGGGCCGGGCCTTTCGTGTTGCACAAACAGGCAGGCCAGGGCCGGTAGTGGTCTCACTCCCGGAAAATATCCTAATGGCAGAAATCCAGCTAGCAACTTTTCCGAGGGTCACTTGCCCTCGCCCGGCTCCTTCCGCTGTGGAAGTTGAACAAGTGGGCAGGATGTTGGCGGACGCCAAAAAGCCGCTGATCATTGCCGGTGGAGGCGTGATTCGTGCCAATGCAGAGGAGGCTTTACAACATTTCGCCGAAAAGCAGCACATTCCTGTGATGGCTGCTTTTAGACGTCATGATGTGTTTCCCAACCAACATGAATTGTATGCAGGGCATCTGGGGCTGGGTACACCAACGGTCATCTTGCAAAGGGTGAAAGAAGCGGATCTGATCATCGCCGTGGGCACCAGGCTGTCGGAGGTGACCACCCAGGATTATACCCTGATCTCAGCAGAGCAGTTGTTGATTCATGTGGACATATCGGCAGAGACACTGGGCAAGGTATATCCCCCTGATTTGGGGATTGCGGCTGATGCTAGGGAAGCGTTAAATGCCTTCCTTGAATTGGAGGTGCTCAATGATTACAGTGATTGGGCACGCCGACTGAGAACCGGTTACGAGCAAGTTGCAGCTTTCCCTTCCTCTTCACCACAGGGGACGTTGACCAATGAGCGCATAATGGAAGTGCTGCAAACTCATCTGCCCCCTGATGCGATTCTGACCAATGATGCGGGTAACTTTGCCGGATGGTTGCATCGTTTTTATCAATTTAAAAGGAAAAAAACATATATTGGCCCCACATCCGGCGCAATGGGCTACGGCTTGCCAGCAGCCATTGGCGCCAAGCTCGCTCACCCCAACCGAACAGTGGTCTCATTATCAGGGGATGGCGGGATGATGATGACGGTGCAGGAATTGGAAACAGCGGTGCGTTATCACATTCCGGTCATCAGTTTAGTCTTTAACAACGGCATGTATGGGACTATCCGCATGCATCAAGAATTACACTATCCCAAACGGGTGATAGGGACTTCATTAAACATGATCAATTTTGCAGAACTGGGGATGGCGCTTGGTGCAAAAGGTTTTACTGTGACGACGCTTGAGGAATTTGAACAGAGTTTGCTAGAAGCTTTAGCTTCGGATTATCCGTCCGTTGTCGATATCCGTACCGATCCCGAGCAAATCTCAGTTAACTTGACTATCGCTGATCTCCGTCAGAAAGTGGCCCCATGA
- a CDS encoding DctP family TRAP transporter solute-binding subunit — MTNLLQSRLNVRKRTLTVCVLICLILILDACASEQYPEDHEQLSEEERLVIRFSHVVGEETPKGLAARRFAELIKERTGGYVEVQVFSNSYLYKDGEEIDALLQGDVQIIAPAISKLSELVPEWQVLDLPFAFDQVEEVFDYVQGPVGQELFARLEAKGIKTLAVWDNGFKHITNSQRPIQAPEDMAGLRFRIMPSEVLYQQFRQIGAEAENYAFNEVFQLLEHEHIDGQENTLSNIISRNLHYLQNYITISNHGYLGYLVLINRAFWEGLPEEVQDVILTTLEEVTEWQHQVAKEMNEQNLQEIEACQCIQITYLDEEDRELWRQHLQPVYQYYEDKYGKQYVVSLPRFKNADQ, encoded by the coding sequence ATGACAAATCTGTTACAATCCCGGCTGAATGTTCGTAAACGGACGCTTACGGTCTGTGTGCTTATCTGCCTCATTTTGATACTGGATGCTTGTGCCAGTGAGCAGTATCCTGAGGATCATGAACAGTTAAGTGAAGAAGAACGCTTGGTTATTCGTTTTTCCCATGTGGTGGGGGAAGAAACACCCAAGGGACTAGCGGCCAGACGTTTTGCTGAACTGATTAAGGAACGCACTGGCGGGTATGTAGAGGTGCAGGTCTTTTCCAATAGTTATTTGTATAAGGATGGAGAAGAGATCGATGCACTGCTCCAAGGAGATGTGCAAATCATTGCGCCGGCCATCTCAAAACTGAGTGAACTGGTTCCCGAATGGCAAGTGCTTGATCTTCCTTTCGCCTTTGACCAGGTGGAGGAGGTATTTGACTATGTTCAAGGCCCTGTTGGACAAGAGCTTTTTGCCCGATTAGAAGCGAAGGGAATAAAGACACTAGCTGTTTGGGATAACGGTTTTAAGCACATCACTAACAGCCAGCGTCCTATTCAGGCACCTGAAGATATGGCCGGGTTGCGCTTTCGCATCATGCCCAGCGAGGTGCTTTACCAACAGTTTCGCCAGATAGGTGCGGAGGCTGAAAATTATGCTTTTAATGAAGTGTTTCAATTGCTGGAGCATGAACACATTGATGGTCAGGAAAACACTTTGTCAAATATTATAAGCCGCAATCTCCATTATTTACAGAACTATATCACGATTAGCAACCATGGCTATCTTGGTTATCTTGTGTTGATTAACCGTGCGTTCTGGGAGGGGTTGCCTGAAGAGGTCCAAGATGTGATCCTGACAACGCTGGAAGAGGTCACTGAATGGCAGCATCAGGTGGCCAAAGAAATGAATGAGCAGAATCTGCAGGAAATCGAAGCGTGTCAATGTATTCAGATCACCTATTTGGATGAAGAAGACAGAGAACTTTGGCGGCAACATCTGCAGCCTGTCTACCAGTACTATGAAGACAAGTATGGAAAACAATATGTGGTTTCACTCCCGCGTTTCAAAAACGCGGATCAATAA